AGGGCTGTTTGAATAGGGGCTTTATTAAGACTCAAACCCCTGGTCAAGGGGTCGGATGAGCCGGCTTCGAGGGGCTAAACTTGAGTATTTTGGTTGGCGACAGCGGCATTTCTCTGGATAATGGCCCTCTAATATCGGGCCTTAACGGCATTCGGCCGGGCGTGCTTTGCATCCTAGATAACAAGAACTGAATGAAATATTCCCGCGTTTTTATCAACAGCATGGCCTATGAGTTGGCCCCTGTTGTGGTATCAAGCTCAGAGCTTGAACAACGTCTTGCTCCCCTGTATCAGAAGTTTCGTATACCCATGGGACAATTGGCTGCTCTTACGGGGATCCGTGAGCGCCGTTGGTGGCCTCTGGGGCATCAGCTGTCCGATGGCGCCATTGCTGCTGCCAAGAAGGCACTGAATGAAACAGGCCTGAAGGCGACCGATTTGGGCGCCGTGGTGTATACCGGGGTGTGCCGTGACCAGCATGAACCTGCCACGGCGTGCCGCATCGCAGCATCGCTGGGTGTGGGCCGTGACAGTGCTATCTACGACATTTCCAATGCCTGCCTGGGTGTACTCTCGGGCATTCTGGACATAGCCAATCGCATTGAGCTTGGCCAAATTCGAGCCGGACTCGTTGTGTCCTGTGAATCGGCCCGCGACATTGTGGATGCCACCATTGAGCGGATGCTCGAAGAACCCACTATGCAGAATTTTGCCCAGTCGCTGGCGACCCTGACCGGTGGCTCCGGTGCGGTTGCCGTATTGCTGACAGACGGCAGCTTCAACCTTGCTACCGAGCGAAACCATCAATTGCTGGGTGCCAGTCAATTGGCCGCCCCTGAGCACTATCAGCTGTGCCAGTGGGGCCTGCAGGAAGCCGGACATCGCCTGTACCGTGAATTTATGCGTACAGACGCTGTGGCACTGCTCAAAGAAGGGGTAGAGCTTGCCAAACAAACCTGGCAACACTTCCTTGGACAGCGTGAATGGCTGGCAAGTCAGGTGGACAAGGTGATTTGTCATCAGGTGGGCGCAGCCAATCGAAAACAAGTGCTCTCGGCACTGCAAATTCCTGAAGAAAAAGAATTTCCCACTTTTGCCGAGCTTGGCAATATGGGCACAGTGTCTTTGCCGGTATCGGCGGCCATTGCCCACGACCAGGGTTTTTTACGTCCGGGGGATCAGGTCAGCTTCCTCGGCATAGGTTCGGGGCTGAACTGCATGATGTTGGGGCTTCGCTGGTAATGGATAATCATAAAATGCTGGATAGCCTGCTGCCTTTCAAACGCCGTTTTTTCAATCACGGCGGCCATAATATTCACTTTATCGATGAGGGACCAGAGGGCGACGTGGCACCGAAAGGCACTGTTGTTATGGTGCACGGTAACCCGAGCTGGACCCTGTATTACCGTAATCTGATTCGCGCCCTGAAAGGCGAGTATCGCTGCATTGCCATGGATAACGTAGGTTGCGGTTTGTCGGATAAACCCGATGACAGCCGTTACCATTACACCCTGACAAGCCGGATAGGCGATCTCGAAGCCTTGCTCGCTTCGCTCAATGTGACAGAAAAAGTCACCCTGGTGGTACACGACTGGGGTGGCATGATTGGCATGGGCTGGGCGACCAAATATCCAGATGCCATTGAAAGACTGGTCATTTTGAACACAGCGGCATTCCACTTGCCTGCCACTAAACCCTTGCCATTGCGGCTTAAAATCTGCCGTGACACCTGGCTCGGTACCTTGCTGGTGCGTGGCTTTAATGCCTTTGCCGGTCTTGCCTCTGTGATTGGCTGCAAGCGCAATCCTATGAATGCAGAGATGCGACGTGCCTACGTTGCCCCCTTTAACAGCTGGGCCAATCGTATTTCTACCCTGCGTTTTGTGCAGGATATCCCCTTGAAGCCCGGCGATACCGCCTGGGATGAAGTGAGCCGGATTGAGCAGAGTCTGGCGCAATTTACCCGTGTGCCCACTCTCATCTGCTGGGGACTCAAAGACTTTGTGTTTGACCGGCATTTCCTCACCGTATGGCAAGAAAAGTTGCCCCAGGCCGAGGTGCACGCCTTCGAAGACTGTGGTCACTACATCCTTGAGGATGCCAGCGACGAAGTGATAGCCCACATTGAGCGTTTTGTGGCGGCCTCTGCGCCTGCCGAGGCCCTTGCGTCATGAATGCCAACCTGTGCCGTCATTTGGTTTCGGCCGCACAGGCTCAGCCCCAGGGCTTGGCGGTGGCGGTACAAAGGCACAGATTCGGCAAGCCGCCGCGGGGAATTGGTGAGCTTTGCTATGATGAGCTGACCCTGAGTGAGCTGAATCGTCGCAGTGATGCCATTGCCCATGGCCTCAATGCCATAGGTCTCAATGCCGGTGACAAAGCCGTGCTTATGGTGACACCCGGGCTGGATTTTTTTGCTCTGACATTTGCGCTTTTTAAAGCCGGGATCATTCCCGTGATGGTCGACCCCGGCATGGGCATCAAAAACCTTGGCCAGTGTTTCGATGAAGCAGCGCCCGATGCCTTTATCGGTATTCCCAAAGCCCATGTGGCGAGGATGCTGTTTTCCTGGGGTAAAAAAACCGTCACTCAGTTGGTGACGGTTGGTCGGGGGCTCAAACTCTGGGGTGGCAATACTCTGGTGCAGATTGAAAAGCACGGTCAGGATATGGGGCCCTATCCCATGACCTTGCTCGATGAGCAGGCCCTTTGCGCCATCCTTTTCACCAGTGGCAGCACAGGCGTACCCAAGGGAGTTGAATACAGCCATCAGATGTTTGAGGCGCAAATTCAGGCGCTCAAACAGGATTATGGCATCCGCCACGGTGAGCGGGACTTATCGACTTTTCCGCTGTTTGCCCTCTTTGGTCCGGCATTGGGAATGGCCTCCATCGTGCCCTGTATGGATGCCAGTCGCCCCATCAAGGCCAAACCCGAATACCTGTTCAAGGCCATTGCCGACTACCAGTGCACCAACCTGTTTTTGAATCCGGCACTGCTGGATAAGCTTGGCCGATACGGCGAGGCGA
This portion of the Shewanella amazonensis SB2B genome encodes:
- a CDS encoding 3-oxoacyl-ACP synthase III, which encodes MKYSRVFINSMAYELAPVVVSSSELEQRLAPLYQKFRIPMGQLAALTGIRERRWWPLGHQLSDGAIAAAKKALNETGLKATDLGAVVYTGVCRDQHEPATACRIAASLGVGRDSAIYDISNACLGVLSGILDIANRIELGQIRAGLVVSCESARDIVDATIERMLEEPTMQNFAQSLATLTGGSGAVAVLLTDGSFNLATERNHQLLGASQLAAPEHYQLCQWGLQEAGHRLYREFMRTDAVALLKEGVELAKQTWQHFLGQREWLASQVDKVICHQVGAANRKQVLSALQIPEEKEFPTFAELGNMGTVSLPVSAAIAHDQGFLRPGDQVSFLGIGSGLNCMMLGLRW
- a CDS encoding alpha/beta fold hydrolase, producing the protein MLDSLLPFKRRFFNHGGHNIHFIDEGPEGDVAPKGTVVMVHGNPSWTLYYRNLIRALKGEYRCIAMDNVGCGLSDKPDDSRYHYTLTSRIGDLEALLASLNVTEKVTLVVHDWGGMIGMGWATKYPDAIERLVILNTAAFHLPATKPLPLRLKICRDTWLGTLLVRGFNAFAGLASVIGCKRNPMNAEMRRAYVAPFNSWANRISTLRFVQDIPLKPGDTAWDEVSRIEQSLAQFTRVPTLICWGLKDFVFDRHFLTVWQEKLPQAEVHAFEDCGHYILEDASDEVIAHIERFVAASAPAEALAS
- the oleC gene encoding olefin beta-lactone synthetase, with product MNANLCRHLVSAAQAQPQGLAVAVQRHRFGKPPRGIGELCYDELTLSELNRRSDAIAHGLNAIGLNAGDKAVLMVTPGLDFFALTFALFKAGIIPVMVDPGMGIKNLGQCFDEAAPDAFIGIPKAHVARMLFSWGKKTVTQLVTVGRGLKLWGGNTLVQIEKHGQDMGPYPMTLLDEQALCAILFTSGSTGVPKGVEYSHQMFEAQIQALKQDYGIRHGERDLSTFPLFALFGPALGMASIVPCMDASRPIKAKPEYLFKAIADYQCTNLFLNPALLDKLGRYGEANALTLNGVRRVISAGAPASIDAINRFRQILPPDAPVLNSYGATEGLPLCFVGSDELLASGEVTAKGGGILVGKPVQGVALEIIAIDEAPIAEWQDELKLQPYEIGEIVVKGPMVSRAYYHRDEATSIAKIADDGEFWHRMGDLGYLDELGRLWMCGRKAHRVDATEGGAFSKRYFSIPCERIFNTHPLVARSALVGVHRHGDKIPLVCLELERSQACNNASSLYRELREMAEAHEITQGIDFFLIHESFPMDVRHNAKIFREKLALWAEKQLSGGLNK